The Avibacterium sp. 20-132 genome segment AACACCGCCTTGCACCGTGATGCCTGTTGCGGTTTTTACGCCAACACCGCCGTTTGATTCACTGCTCATGTGCAGGGTAAATTCGCCAAGTTTGGCATCGTTTTGAATACGGGCGGCAAGCTCGTTAATTTTTGTAACATCAGCAAAAGGGGTCATCGTGTTCTCCTTAAAGTTCTTTATCAATCAATTGTGCAAGGGCAGATTTGGGCATCGCACCTGCGTGGCGTGCTGTCATTTGCCCTGCTTTAAAGGTCATCAGCGTTGGGATATTGCGAATGCCATATTGGGCAGAAAGCTTAGGATTGTCATCAACATTGACTTTCACCACCTTGGCCTTGCCTGCGTAATCCTCTGCCAATTCATCAAGCAAAGGGGCAATCATTTGGCAAGGCGGACACCAATCGGCATAAAAATCAACCAGCACGGGCGTGTTTGCATTTAACACTTCATCAGAAAAGGTCTTGTCTGTGGCATAAATCATAAAAAATACTCCGCTTAAAAAGTTTTGATGTTGAAAAGCTTTCATGTTGAAAAGCTTTGATGGCGTTATTATCGGTTAAATCCTGCCGCCATATTTGCCAAAACGAAGCCAATTCTTGCCTAATTTGACAAATTCCCTTAAAATCACCCTAAAAACATTTAGGAAGCCGCATCATGTATCAAGACCCATGGGAAAAACTTGCCAGCCTCATCAAACGCTTCACCCAGAAAGAAGGCAGCTTTTCTGACACCGCCCTGCCCGCCTTAAACCTCTGCCGCCGCAACCACCGCACCCACCCCGTGCCTTGCATCTATCCGCTTAGCCTGTTTGTGGTCGTGCAAGGCGTGCAACACGTCAATTTTGGCAACGAAATCATGCAGCTTGCCCAAGGCGATGCCGCATTGACCACCCTTGATTTGCCTGTGGTATCGCACGTTTTGCAGGCAAGCCAAAACACGCCCTACCTCAGCTTAAGAATTGAACTTGATGTGATGCTCTTGCGTGAACTTGCCGAACAGACCGACTGGCAGACCAAGCAATCAAGCCTTTCGGATAGCCTATCGGTCGCCCCGATTGATGAGGGATTGCTTGATGCGGTGGTGCGTTACACCGCCCTGCTTGACGAACCCCAATGGCAGCCGCACCTTGCCCCCTTGATTGAACGTGAAATCGCCGTACGCCTCTTAAACGGCGTGCATCAGCCCATGCTAAAAAGGCTCTTGATGCAAGGCAGTGCCGAACGCAACATTGCCAAAATTATTGCCTATTTTAACGAGCATTACACCCAAAAGACCGACATCAACCAACTGGCAGAACAGGCACACATGAGCCCATCGTCCTTTCGCCAGCACTTTAGAAAACTGACAGGCGTAAGCCCCTTGCAATACCAAAAGCAGCTTCGCCTCCAGCACGCCAGACGGCTGATGTTTAAAGAAAATCAAGATGCCACCACCGCCGCCTTTGCCGTGGGCTATGAAAGCCCGACCCAATTTAACCGTGAATACGCCCGACTGTTTGGCGAACCGCCCCACCGTGATATACAGCGGCTCAAAGACAATGAAATGCAGTTTGGCAGGATTGTTTAGGATTTTAGGCTGCCTGAAAATGTAAACTTTCAGGCAGCCTAATTAAAAAAATACTTTTAAACGGGAATTTTATTCAATAGGAATTTTCACCCGAGTTATTAGAAAAAGGGGTTAAAGATAAAAGCCAACAATCCATCAAATCAGGATAAAAACTTAAAGATTTTTGACCGATTTTTTATCCTTTGACAATAAAAAAGGCTACCTGAAAACTTAAAATAAAAACTTTCAGGTAGCCTAATTAAAAAAATACGCCTTTAAATAGCGGTTTTATTCAATAGGAATTTTCACCCGAGTTATGAGAAAAAGGGGTTAAAGATTAAAGCGAAAAATACCCGTTTTTTCACTGATTTTTTTATTTCATTTCATAAAAAAACCGCCTGGAAATATCAAACTTTCAGGCAGCCTAATTAAAAAAATACGCCTTTAAATAGCGGTTTTATTCAGTAGGAATTTTCACCCAAGTTATTAAAAAAATCATCAAAACAGCGATAAAAACTTCAAGATTTTTGACCGCTCTTTAATCCAAACACTTACCCAAGCCAATCCCCGCTTTAGTAAGCAGCCTTTTGCTTATAGAGCGGGCTTTTGTGTTTGACAAAATCAATAAAGGTCTTAATCGTTCTTGATGGGTAGCGGTGGGCGGCATAAAGCATATACAGCTCATGGGCAGGCTGCGGATAATCCACCAACACCTCGACCAACCCCTCTTTTTGTATCAAATCATCGGCAAGAAAGTCAGGCAGCTGACAAATCGCCATGCCTGCTTTGGCCGCAAAAACCAAAGCGTAAGAATCATTGCTTGCAAAGCGATAGTTAAGGTTTAACCGCTCATCGCCCAGCTGCCAAGTCATCATGGCATCACCCCTGCCCCAGCCTGCACAAGGCAAGCGGCTCAAGGCCTGCGGGTCTTGAGGCACACCCCATTTTGCCAAAAGACTTGGGTGGGCAACCAGCTTGGCACGGCTTTGCAAAATGGGCTTGGCAATCAGATGATCGGCCTGCAAATTGCCCACGCGAAAGGCAATGTCAATGCCATCGGCCGCCAAATCCAAAACCCTCTCGGTCAATTGGCAATGCACCTGCACCTTGGGATAACGCTGACAAAATTCATCAACCCACGCAAGCAAAGGGGTGCAGGTCGGTATCGCCGAAAGCCGTAGCCTGCCTGCCAGCTCGTTTTGTTCGTGAAACAAGGCCTCTTGGGCGTTGAGCAGATTATCCATCGGCAAATGCACCTGTTCATAAAGCCTCAAACCCGCTTCAGTCGGCTTAACGCCTGCCTTAAAGCGATTAAATAGCTGCACCTGCAACGCAGCTTCCAATTTGACAATCTGACGGCTTAAGGTCGCAAGCGGAATATCAAGCTGCTGACTGGCTTTAGAAAGACTGCCGCACTGCACCGCCGCCACAAATAAACGCAGAGCATTTAAATCCATTATCTTTCCATAAATGAAAATTTGGTTCTTATTTTAATGGGTTATCTTTTTAATTTCAAGAATATATAATCTCATCATAATCATCTACATCAACAAGGAGTCTTCCCATGAACCGTATTTGCGACCTTCTGCACATCACCCACCCCATTATCCAAGCCCCCATGTCGTGGCTGACCGATGCCAAGCTGGTTGCCGCCGTCAATGAAGCGGGCGGGCTTGGCTTTTTGGCTCCCCATGCGGGACAAAACAGCAATCCAAGCTCAAACGATGAAGTCTTAAGCCGTATGCGTGCCGAAATTGCCAAGGTTCGGACTTTGACCGACAAGCCCTTTGGCGTGCCTGTGGTGGTTTCTTATGATTTGTCTTTGATGCCACGTATGGCCGATTTGCTGATTGAAGAGCAGGTGCCTGTGGTGCTTGATAATGGTTATTTAGATGAAACACTGTATCGGCGTTTTAAAGATGCTGGCATGACCATCATCTGCCGTCTTGGCAACCCAAACCTTCAAGATGCCCAAAAAGCCGAAGCACTGGGGGCAGATATTTTGGTTGTTACAGGCTTTGATGAAGGCGGTACGCTGCCGCAAAAAGAGGTGGGCAGCTTTAGCGCGCTGGCGGATTTTGTCGGCAAAGTCAAATTGCCCTTGATGCTGGCTGGCGGTATTGCCGATGCCGATAGCGTGCGTGCGGCCATGGTTTTGGGTGCAGAGGGTGTTTATGTTGGCACCGCCTTTATTGCCACCCATGAATGCCGTGCCGCCCAAAGTGTCAAAGAATGGCTGACTCAAGCCAGTGCGGACGATTTGCTGCTGTATCGCACAGAGCCTTACTACTATCGCTCACTGCCGACCGCCCTTGGCAAAAAACTGCACGCCATGAGCGAAGAGGGAGCAAGCCGTGCCGAGATTGCCAAGCTGATGAATGGCGGTACAGGTATGCGTCTTGGTATGCTGGAGGGCGATTTTGAACAGGGCTATGTTTCCGTTGGCACAGGTGTGAGCAGAATCAACCGCATCGTATCGGTCAAAGAGCTGATTAACCAGCTGATGGCAGCCGTATAAAATGCCCAAGTTTTGGCCATAAAAAGGCTGCCTGAAAATATCAAACTTTCAGGCAGCCTGATTTAGAAAATGCTTTTAAATAGCGGTTTTATTCAATAGGAATTTCCACCCGAGTGATTAGAAAAAGGGTTTAAAGATAAGAGCCAAAAATCCATCAAATCAGGATAAAAACTTAAAGATTTTTGACCGCACTTTTAATCCCCTTTTTTGATACAAGGGCTTGCTGAAGAGAGCGAAATGCCCACTTGTTTACGGGATTTTTTGCCATGCAGGCTTGCAGCTTTGGGCAGCCGTTTCACACGGTAGAGCAGCAACGCAAGCAAAATCAGCACGCAGCCGATGATTTTTGACGTGCCAAGCATTTCTTGCATAAACATCACGCTAAGCAGCATTGT includes the following:
- the trxA gene encoding thioredoxin — protein: MIYATDKTFSDEVLNANTPVLVDFYADWCPPCQMIAPLLDELAEDYAGKAKVVKVNVDDNPKLSAQYGIRNIPTLMTFKAGQMTARHAGAMPKSALAQLIDKEL
- a CDS encoding AraC family transcriptional regulator; amino-acid sequence: MYQDPWEKLASLIKRFTQKEGSFSDTALPALNLCRRNHRTHPVPCIYPLSLFVVVQGVQHVNFGNEIMQLAQGDAALTTLDLPVVSHVLQASQNTPYLSLRIELDVMLLRELAEQTDWQTKQSSLSDSLSVAPIDEGLLDAVVRYTALLDEPQWQPHLAPLIEREIAVRLLNGVHQPMLKRLLMQGSAERNIAKIIAYFNEHYTQKTDINQLAEQAHMSPSSFRQHFRKLTGVSPLQYQKQLRLQHARRLMFKENQDATTAAFAVGYESPTQFNREYARLFGEPPHRDIQRLKDNEMQFGRIV
- a CDS encoding LysR family transcriptional regulator, giving the protein MDLNALRLFVAAVQCGSLSKASQQLDIPLATLSRQIVKLEAALQVQLFNRFKAGVKPTEAGLRLYEQVHLPMDNLLNAQEALFHEQNELAGRLRLSAIPTCTPLLAWVDEFCQRYPKVQVHCQLTERVLDLAADGIDIAFRVGNLQADHLIAKPILQSRAKLVAHPSLLAKWGVPQDPQALSRLPCAGWGRGDAMMTWQLGDERLNLNYRFASNDSYALVFAAKAGMAICQLPDFLADDLIQKEGLVEVLVDYPQPAHELYMLYAAHRYPSRTIKTFIDFVKHKSPLYKQKAAY
- a CDS encoding NAD(P)H-dependent flavin oxidoreductase, producing MNRICDLLHITHPIIQAPMSWLTDAKLVAAVNEAGGLGFLAPHAGQNSNPSSNDEVLSRMRAEIAKVRTLTDKPFGVPVVVSYDLSLMPRMADLLIEEQVPVVLDNGYLDETLYRRFKDAGMTIICRLGNPNLQDAQKAEALGADILVVTGFDEGGTLPQKEVGSFSALADFVGKVKLPLMLAGGIADADSVRAAMVLGAEGVYVGTAFIATHECRAAQSVKEWLTQASADDLLLYRTEPYYYRSLPTALGKKLHAMSEEGASRAEIAKLMNGGTGMRLGMLEGDFEQGYVSVGTGVSRINRIVSVKELINQLMAAV